One Brachyhypopomus gauderio isolate BG-103 chromosome 15, BGAUD_0.2, whole genome shotgun sequence genomic region harbors:
- the ednraa gene encoding endothelin receptor type Aa yields MCSAMIPTTLHMLLLMAVMAAGGMTQINHTEETSSCLPPCVTTHRGLQPDSTQVLVDNGTRHPAGKRPKSCPVPPSISETFKVINTFIACLVFVVGMVGNATLLRIIYQHKCMRNGPNALIASLALGDLIYITIDIPITVYKLLMRRWPLNDVSFGRFLCKLVPFIQKASVGITILNLCALSVDRYRAVVSWSRVQGVGIPLVTAIEIFGIWVLSIILAVPEAVVFDIVPFEYRNVTHRTCMLKPESAFMQFYVDVKVWWLFGLYFCAPLVCTAFFYTLMTLEMLTHRRGSLRIALSDHLKQRREVAKAVFCMVLIFAFCWFPLHLGRILKMYMDDPYDERRCDLYNFLLILDYLGINMASVNSCINPIILYFVSKKFNNCFKSCLCCWRGSRNQLASTSPVNGTSIQFKTQEPNNLHTDRSLRKDSN; encoded by the exons ATGTGTTCTGCAATGATTCCTACAACCTTACACATGCTGTTGCTAATGGCTGTCATGGCCGCTGGTGGAATGACTCAGATAAACCACACAGAGGAGACTTCCAGCTGTCTACCGCCGTGCGTCACCACGCACCGTGGCCTGCAGCCGGACTCCACGCAGGTTTTGGTAGACAACGGCACAAGGCATCCTGCTGGGAAACGTCCAAAGTCCTGTCCAGTGCCTCCTTCCATCAGTGAAACATTCAAGGTCATCAACACATTCATCGCCTGCTTGGTGTTCGTGGTGGGGATGGTGGGTAACGCCACCCTGCTCAGAATTATCTACCAACACAAATGCATGAGGAACGGACCCAACGCCCTGATCGCCAGTCTGGCCCTTGGAGACCTCATCTACATCACCATAGACATCCCCATCACTGTCTATAAG CTCCTGATGAGAAGATGGCCACTGAACGACGTCTCCTTTGGGCGTTTCCTCTGCAAGCTGGTGCCCTTCATCCAGAAAGCCTCTGTAGGCATCACCATCCTCAACCTGTGTGCTCTCAGCGTGGACAG GTACAGGGCCGTAGTCTCGTGGAGTCGTGTCCAGGGGGTGGGTATTCCCTTGGTCACCGCCATTGAAATCTTCGGCATCTGGGTGCTGTCAATCATCCTGGCAGTGCCGGAGGCGGTGGTGTTTGACATCGTGCCCTTCGAATACCGCAACGTCACACACCGCACGTGTATGTTGAAACCTGAGTCTGCATTCATGCAG TTTTATGTGgatgtgaaggtctggtggCTCTTTGGTCTTTACTTCTGTGCTCCGTTGGTCTGCACTGCCTTCTTCTACACTCTGATGACCCTGGAGATGCTCACCCACAGAAGAGGAAGCCTGCGGATCGCCCTGAGTGACCACCTCAAACAG AGGCGGGAGGTGGCGAAGGCCGTCTTCTGCATGGTGCTCATCTTCGCCTTCTGCTGGTTCCCCCTGCACCTGGGCAGAATCCTGAAGATGTACATGGATGACCCCTATGATGAAAGACGCTGTGACTTATacaa TTTCCTGTTGATCCTGGACTATCTTGGCATAAACATGGCCAGTGTCAACTCCTGCATTAATCCCATCATCCTCTACTTTGTTAGCAAGAAGTTCAACAATTGCTTTAAG TCTTGCCTGTGTTGTTGGCGTGGCTCCAGGAACCAGCTGGCCAGCACTAGCCCTGTAAATGGTACAAGCATCCAGTTCAAAACACAAGAGCCCAACAACCTCCACACTGATCGCAGCCTACGGAAAGACAGCAACTGA